Below is a genomic region from Gracilinanus agilis isolate LMUSP501 unplaced genomic scaffold, AgileGrace unplaced_scaffold53896, whole genome shotgun sequence.
ACCATGAACAAGCTGCGTCAGAGCCTACGGCGCAGGAAGCCGGCCTACGTCCCTGAGGCCTCCCGCCCGCACCAGTGGCAGGCGGACGAAGATGCGGTCCGTAAGGGCAAGTGCAGCTTTCCAGTCAGGGTAAGAATCGGGGGCACCAGGGTGGAGCTCCGGGAACACCTGatgggcaagggctgggcaagggCAAGAGCTCTGGGCTCCCAGAGGAGGTGGAAGAACAATGGTCTGATCCCTGACCTGTGCGTGTTAGGTCCCAAGCGGATCCCTTCTctgctggacctcagtttcccctcatGTAAAACAAGGGGATTGGGCCCGGCGACTCGAGGGCCTTTGTTAGCTCTGCCAATCTGCAGCTCAGTAAGAGGCTGCATCCAGATAAGCTGAGGGATGAAGAAGTGGGGACGAAAGGCCTGAGGAAATGGGAGACGAAGGATGGGGGGAAGATGAAAGACTGAAGAGACGGGGAATTAAGGGTGGCGAGAAGGGATGAAGGATGGAAGGGAGAAGAGTCGAAGGGCCGGAGAGCTGGGGGCGATATTTGTGTGCCGAGCGTTTCACCTACAGTGTCTGCCTCAATCTTCACAGCCACtttgggaggaaggaagtgctagAATTAGCcccgttttacaaatgaggaaactgaggctgaaagccACTGTTCCCCcttcccagggtcatagagctagttagAATCTAAAGtggaattggaacccaggtcttcttggctccaaggcctGCACCGAATCCCCCCAGCCTACGAAGAGGTGGGGGACGGAGGGGAAGATGGCCAGTTAAGGATGGGGAAATGGGGCCCTGGGGCTGGAGTTACCACCcggtcctcttcctcctccccccagtaCCTTGGGCACGTCGAGGTGGAGGAGTCCCGGGGCATGCACGTGTGTGAAGACgcagtgaagaaactgaaggcgGTGAGAATCCCTAATTAGCATTCCCAGCTTCTTGGAAGCCTGAGCGCAGTCGCCATCTGGTCTCTGACCCCCAACTCCTGCAGGCTGCTAGCCCTGCCCCCTTGTTAACTGTATCTGCTTTGCTTCGTGTCTATAGGCATGCTGCCAGTCACTCGCCCACTGGccctatagaatgtaagctccctaggggatggagagccaggctcagaggtggaggtcccgggttcaactctggcctcagacacttcctagctgggtgaccctgggcaagtcacttaaccctcactgcctagcccttcctgctcttgtatcttggaaccaatccacagtattgactctaataTGAAAGGTCagggttaaagaaaaacaaaaataaaatagaatgtaagctccctgaaggccgAGCTGTCTCACTTGTGTTCCTATCCCCAGGGGAGAGCATAGTCCTTAGCACACAGTAGGGCCTTCATCAATGCTtggtgagtgagtgagtgaggctcaggatcctccctcccccccaaccccctatATTCCTCTCATCACGGTCTCCTGTTCCTTCCCCCAGACTGGGCGGAAATCCGTGAAATCTGTGCTGTGGGTGTCGGCAGATGGGCTGCGTGTGGTGGATGACAAGACCAAGGTATTGGGACTGCAGGCaatgcctccctccctctccccattctcCTCCCTGTTCCCACCTCTGTCCCCAGTACTACAGGCCCAGGAAGGATTCCCTCTCCCAGGGGCCTTCTGAGCTCATACCTGGCTCATACCTTCTCTCTCTGGCCTCACTGGTCTAGTTAGTGGAAAGAGGCTGGGACTGAGAATTAAGATACGTCTTCTGTCTGAGGGGAGGggttaaaagagagagagggagggagagagagagacagagagag
It encodes:
- the LOC123255900 gene encoding numb-like protein, which translates into the protein MCDRVSWVAIAADLPIGSPIPAVSVSEIMRGCRLSVWDCPSGRMSVSLWERPRRAHQRLSSAPPRLALGPPQTFRTEPDGAGTMNKLRQSLRRRKPAYVPEASRPHQWQADEDAVRKGKCSFPVRYLGHVEVEESRGMHVCEDAVKKLKATGRKSVKSVLWVSADGLRVVDDKTKVLGLQAMPPSLSPFSSLFPPLSP